From a single Streptomyces sp. NBC_00237 genomic region:
- a CDS encoding SGNH/GDSL hydrolase family protein: protein MHINADDTLLFIGDSITDAGRDRTVATSLGDGYVHEIARTLRDRATAGPGPVSAPGRAPRIINKGLNGNRVYDLESRWTTDVTALRPTVVTVKIGINDTWRRYDSQLPSPVDEFEACLDRLLKGTTETLGARLVVITPFLLPVTPEQEDWFDDLLPRTDAVLRAARDNGAQVVRADLALRRAAQEREAAELAPDGVHPSPLGHRLIADAWLTEVDARTPAPRR from the coding sequence ATGCACATCAACGCGGACGACACGCTCCTGTTCATCGGCGACTCCATCACCGACGCGGGCCGCGACCGGACAGTCGCCACCTCGCTCGGCGACGGATACGTCCACGAGATCGCGCGGACCCTGCGCGACCGGGCGACCGCCGGTCCCGGTCCCGTTTCCGCCCCGGGCCGCGCCCCCCGGATCATCAACAAGGGACTCAACGGCAATCGTGTGTACGACCTCGAATCCCGCTGGACCACCGACGTCACCGCTCTCCGGCCCACCGTGGTCACGGTCAAGATCGGAATCAACGACACCTGGCGGCGATACGACAGTCAACTCCCCAGCCCCGTCGACGAGTTCGAAGCGTGCCTCGACCGCCTGCTGAAGGGCACCACGGAGACCCTCGGCGCACGGCTCGTCGTCATCACCCCCTTCCTGCTGCCCGTCACCCCGGAGCAGGAGGACTGGTTCGACGACCTGCTGCCCCGTACCGACGCCGTCCTGCGAGCGGCTCGGGACAACGGGGCCCAGGTGGTCCGCGCGGACCTCGCCCTGCGCCGCGCGGCACAGGAACGGGAGGCGGCGGAACTGGCCCCGGACGGCGTCCACCCGAGCCCTCTCGGCCACCGGCTGATCGCCGACGCCTGGCTCACCGAGGTCGATGCCCGCACCCCGGCCCCGCGCCGGTAG
- a CDS encoding translation factor GTPase family protein: MDAGKTSLTERLLHFAGVVDELGSVDAGSTHTDSLALERRRGITIKSAVVSFALDGRTVNLIDTPGHPDFIAEVERVLGVLDGAVLVVSAVEGVQAQTRVLMRTLRRLRIPTLIFVNKIDRRGAEETGLLRSLGERLTPALAPLGAVRDAGLPTASFHPYADGDGDTDGDTDADTAFADRLGQCLAEQDDTVLAAYLDALPHPLPSTRLRQELVRQTRQARIHPVFFGSAATGAGIDALAQGIRELLPRAGGDPEGPVSGTVFKVERGESGQRTAYVRLFDGTVRVRDHVTLRQGRGETREGRVTGVRVFTEGTCARSDTVPAGRIGQLLGLVDVRVGDTVGESGPRTTAGQNFAPPTLETVVAPVRPGDRRALHTALVQLAEQDPLIGLRHDEIRREVSVSLYGEVQKEVIATTLAEEYAIPVSFSATTTLHEERVSGCGQAHEMRGEGGNPFVATVGLRVEPGPEGSGVDYRLGVELGSMPHAFLRAVEDTVRRTLQQGLYGWQVSDCAVTLTHSGFCSVTSTAADFRRLTPLVLMTALRSATTTVHEPVHEFRLEVPAGALGQILPLLARLRAVPAPPRIERYGCLLTGEIPAASVDVLERGLPGLTGGEGLWESSFARHRPVPGARRPPARPRTDHNPLHREEYLLHVLRRV, from the coding sequence GTGGACGCGGGCAAGACGAGCCTGACCGAACGGCTCCTGCACTTCGCCGGTGTCGTCGACGAGCTCGGCAGCGTGGACGCGGGAAGCACCCACACCGACAGCCTCGCGCTGGAGCGCCGACGCGGGATCACCATCAAGTCCGCCGTCGTGTCGTTCGCGCTCGACGGCCGTACGGTCAACCTCATCGACACCCCCGGACACCCCGACTTCATCGCCGAGGTGGAACGGGTACTCGGCGTACTCGACGGTGCCGTCCTGGTGGTGTCGGCGGTCGAGGGCGTCCAGGCGCAGACCCGGGTCCTGATGCGCACCCTGCGACGGCTGCGCATCCCGACCCTGATCTTCGTCAACAAGATCGACCGCAGGGGCGCCGAGGAGACCGGCCTGCTCCGCTCCCTCGGCGAGCGGCTCACCCCCGCCCTCGCCCCCCTGGGAGCGGTGCGTGACGCGGGCCTGCCCACCGCCTCCTTCCATCCGTACGCGGACGGGGACGGGGACACGGACGGGGACACGGACGCGGACACGGCCTTCGCCGACCGCCTCGGCCAGTGCCTCGCCGAACAGGACGACACCGTGCTGGCGGCGTACCTGGACGCCCTGCCGCACCCCCTGCCGTCCACCCGGCTGCGCCAGGAACTCGTACGGCAGACCCGACAGGCCCGGATCCACCCGGTGTTCTTCGGCTCGGCCGCCACGGGCGCCGGCATCGACGCCCTCGCCCAGGGCATCAGGGAACTGCTGCCGCGCGCCGGGGGAGACCCCGAAGGGCCGGTGTCGGGCACGGTCTTCAAGGTCGAGCGGGGCGAGTCCGGGCAACGGACCGCGTACGTCAGGCTGTTCGACGGAACGGTGCGGGTACGCGACCACGTGACCCTCCGGCAGGGCCGGGGCGAGACCCGCGAGGGCAGGGTGACCGGGGTGCGGGTGTTCACCGAGGGCACCTGTGCCCGCTCCGACACGGTCCCGGCCGGTCGGATCGGCCAGTTGCTCGGCCTCGTCGACGTACGCGTGGGCGACACGGTGGGCGAGAGCGGCCCGCGTACGACGGCGGGCCAAAACTTCGCCCCGCCCACCCTGGAGACCGTCGTCGCGCCGGTCCGTCCCGGTGACCGCCGTGCGCTGCACACCGCACTCGTACAACTCGCCGAGCAGGACCCGCTGATCGGGCTGCGGCACGACGAGATCCGGCGCGAGGTCTCCGTCTCGCTGTACGGGGAGGTGCAGAAGGAGGTCATCGCGACGACGCTCGCCGAGGAGTACGCGATCCCCGTCTCGTTCTCCGCGACGACCACCCTCCACGAAGAGCGCGTCAGCGGCTGCGGACAGGCACACGAAATGAGAGGGGAGGGCGGGAACCCCTTCGTCGCGACCGTCGGACTGCGCGTGGAGCCTGGGCCGGAGGGCAGCGGCGTGGACTACCGGCTCGGTGTCGAACTCGGGTCGATGCCCCACGCGTTCCTGCGCGCCGTGGAGGACACCGTCCGCCGGACCCTCCAACAGGGCCTGTACGGCTGGCAGGTGAGCGACTGCGCCGTCACGCTCACGCACTCCGGTTTCTGCTCCGTCACGAGCACCGCCGCGGACTTCCGCCGCCTCACCCCACTGGTCCTCATGACGGCCCTGCGCAGCGCCACGACGACGGTGCACGAGCCGGTGCACGAGTTCCGCCTCGAAGTCCCCGCAGGAGCGCTCGGCCAGATCCTGCCGCTGCTGGCCCGGCTGCGTGCGGTACCGGCGCCACCGAGGATCGAGCGGTACGGGTGCCTGCTGACCGGGGAGATCCCGGCGGCCTCCGTCGACGTGCTGGAACGCGGGCTTCCCGGCCTCACCGGCGGAGAGGGGCTGTGGGAGTCCTCCTTCGCCCGTCACCGGCCGGTGCCGGGCGCGCGACGGCCCCCGGCCCGGCCGCGCACCGACCACAACCCGCTGCACCGCGAGGAGTACCTGCTGCACGTCCTGCGCCGGGTGTGA
- a CDS encoding discoidin domain-containing protein: MTLLRRRGLFAAVLTLLLALGMASPPAAGADTPWWEPTARPAADSQLNVTGEPFKGTDAQGKVRGFVDAHNHVMSNEGFGGRIICGKPFSEAGVTDALKDCPEHYPDGALALFENVTGGADGHHDPVGWPTFKDWPAHDSLSHQQNYYAWLERAWRGGQRVLVNDLVSNGLLCSIYARDRGCDEMDSIRLQARKTYEMQAYVDKLYGGPGKGFFRIVTDSAQARQVAAQGKLAVVLGVETSEPFGCKQILDVAQCGKDDIDRGLDELKKLGVSSMFLCHKFDNALCGVRMDNGTIGTAVNIGQFLSTGTFWRTEQCAGPQQDNPSGNVPAPAEVTKLLPAGVKVPADNGGKCNVRGLTGLGEYAVKGLMKRNMMLELDHMSVKAASRTLDLLESAAYPGVLSSHSWMDDSWLERLYRLGGFKASYMSGADGFAKESAGTRPLRQKYGVGLGYGTDMNGVGGWPGPVGPDAPNAVTYPYRSADGGSVLDRQRTGERVWDINTDGAAHAGTVPDWIEQIRLSGGQDTVQDLMNGAESYLTTWGATERHQAGANLASGAPASASSTEWNPFTSYAAGRAVDGDNGTRWASDWSDDQWLNIDLGAARTVGRVSLDWESASARGYRIEVSDDGTAWRTVWSTDNADGALDTAVFTPVQARYVRVHGTARATKYGYSLREAAVYAR, encoded by the coding sequence ATGACCCTCCTTCGCAGACGCGGCCTCTTCGCCGCTGTACTCACCCTCCTGCTGGCCCTCGGCATGGCCTCCCCACCGGCCGCCGGTGCCGACACGCCGTGGTGGGAGCCCACCGCCCGGCCCGCCGCCGACTCGCAGCTCAACGTCACCGGCGAACCCTTCAAGGGCACCGACGCCCAGGGCAAGGTCCGGGGCTTCGTCGACGCGCACAACCACGTGATGTCCAACGAGGGCTTCGGCGGCCGCATCATCTGCGGCAAGCCGTTCTCCGAGGCGGGCGTCACCGACGCCCTCAAGGACTGCCCCGAGCACTACCCCGACGGCGCGCTCGCCCTCTTCGAGAACGTCACCGGCGGCGCGGACGGCCACCACGACCCGGTCGGCTGGCCCACGTTCAAGGACTGGCCCGCCCACGACTCCCTCAGCCACCAGCAGAACTACTACGCCTGGCTGGAGCGCGCCTGGCGCGGCGGCCAGCGGGTGCTGGTCAACGACCTGGTCTCCAACGGCCTGCTGTGCTCGATCTACGCCCGCGACCGGGGCTGCGACGAGATGGACTCCATCCGTCTCCAGGCCCGCAAGACCTACGAGATGCAGGCGTACGTCGACAAGCTGTACGGCGGTCCAGGCAAGGGCTTCTTCCGCATCGTCACCGACTCCGCCCAGGCCCGCCAGGTGGCCGCGCAGGGCAAGCTCGCGGTGGTGCTCGGCGTGGAGACCTCGGAGCCCTTCGGCTGCAAGCAGATCCTCGACGTCGCCCAGTGCGGCAAGGACGACATCGACCGCGGCCTGGACGAGCTGAAGAAGCTGGGCGTCAGCAGCATGTTCCTGTGCCACAAGTTCGACAACGCGCTCTGCGGGGTGCGGATGGACAACGGCACCATCGGAACAGCCGTCAACATCGGCCAGTTCCTGTCCACCGGCACCTTCTGGCGCACCGAGCAGTGCGCGGGACCGCAGCAGGACAACCCCTCCGGCAACGTCCCGGCCCCCGCCGAGGTGACCAAACTGCTGCCCGCGGGCGTCAAGGTGCCCGCCGACAACGGCGGCAAGTGCAACGTCCGAGGACTCACCGGCCTCGGCGAGTACGCCGTCAAGGGCCTGATGAAACGCAACATGATGCTCGAACTCGACCACATGAGCGTCAAGGCGGCTTCGCGCACCCTGGACCTGCTGGAGTCCGCCGCCTACCCGGGCGTGCTCTCCAGCCACAGCTGGATGGACGACAGCTGGCTGGAACGCCTCTACCGCCTCGGCGGCTTCAAGGCGTCGTACATGTCCGGCGCCGACGGCTTCGCCAAGGAGTCCGCGGGCACCAGGCCGCTGCGCCAGAAGTACGGCGTCGGACTCGGCTACGGCACCGACATGAACGGCGTCGGCGGCTGGCCTGGACCGGTCGGCCCGGACGCTCCCAACGCGGTCACCTACCCCTACCGCAGCGCCGACGGCGGCTCCGTCCTCGACCGCCAGCGCACCGGCGAACGCGTCTGGGACATCAACACCGACGGTGCCGCCCACGCCGGTACGGTGCCCGACTGGATCGAGCAGATCCGGCTCAGCGGCGGCCAGGACACCGTGCAGGACCTGATGAACGGCGCGGAGTCCTACCTCACCACCTGGGGGGCGACCGAACGCCACCAGGCCGGGGCGAACCTCGCCTCCGGTGCCCCGGCGAGCGCCAGTTCGACGGAGTGGAACCCGTTCACCAGCTACGCCGCCGGGCGGGCCGTGGACGGCGACAACGGCACCAGGTGGGCCAGCGACTGGTCCGACGACCAGTGGCTGAACATCGACCTGGGCGCCGCCCGCACGGTCGGCCGGGTCTCCCTCGACTGGGAGTCCGCCTCCGCGCGGGGCTACCGGATCGAGGTCTCGGACGACGGGACCGCCTGGCGGACCGTGTGGTCCACGGACAACGCGGACGGCGCCCTGGACACCGCCGTGTTCACCCCCGTACAGGCACGGTACGTCCGGGTGCACGGCACGGCACGGGCCACCAAGTACGGCTACTCGCTGCGGGAGGCCGCGGTCTACGCCCGCTAG
- a CDS encoding TetR/AcrR family transcriptional regulator produces MGRLPAAQRRRQLVEAAIRVMARDGVAKTTTRSVVAEAGVSLSVFHYCFGSKQELLEAVMDTISEHSESDVLARLTRKSTLRETIRAGLQAYWDHVLAHPGEHMLTYELTQYALREPGYEHLARRQYERYLSAHTTVLRQLPALLGVELTVPEPTAARYLAALTDGLTLTFLVLGDEARAADVLDTVADQILLLVRE; encoded by the coding sequence ATGGGACGGCTGCCGGCGGCACAGCGGCGGAGACAACTGGTCGAGGCGGCGATCCGGGTGATGGCCCGGGACGGCGTCGCGAAGACCACGACGCGGTCCGTCGTGGCGGAGGCCGGGGTCTCGCTGAGCGTCTTCCACTACTGCTTCGGCTCCAAGCAGGAGTTGCTGGAGGCGGTGATGGACACCATCTCCGAGCACTCCGAGTCGGACGTCCTGGCCCGGCTGACCCGCAAGTCCACGCTGCGCGAGACGATCCGGGCCGGCTTGCAGGCGTACTGGGACCACGTGCTGGCCCATCCCGGCGAGCACATGCTGACGTACGAACTCACCCAGTACGCCCTGCGGGAGCCCGGCTACGAGCATCTGGCCCGGCGGCAGTACGAGCGCTACCTCAGCGCCCACACCACGGTGCTCCGTCAGCTCCCCGCCCTTCTGGGCGTGGAGCTGACGGTGCCCGAGCCGACAGCCGCCCGGTATCTGGCCGCGCTGACGGACGGGCTCACCCTCACCTTCCTCGTCCTGGGCGACGAGGCGAGGGCCGCCGACGTGCTGGACACCGTCGCGGACCAGATCCTGCTGCTGGTACGGGAGTGA
- a CDS encoding alkaline phosphatase PhoX translates to MERRTFLRAAVIGSSATAFSGSLWLGAAHADPAQPGAGPYGSLGAADANGVQLPSGFQSRVVARSGQKVAGTSYTWHPAPDGGACYADGTGWIYVSNSEVNPSGGAGAIRFSSTGAITGAHRILSSTRQNCAGGKTPWNTWLSCEEVDRGYVFETDPWGVKAAVRRDAMGRFKHEAAAADPDRKVVYLTEDVTDGCFYRFTPTTWGNLASGQLEVLKMGSGTSGPVTWAKVPDPSGASQSTRSQVSGAKRFNGGEGCYYADGVCYFTTKGDNRVWRYDAAASTLDLVYDDSLVTGGSAPLTGVDNVTGSASGDLFVAEDGGSMDICVITRENVVTPFLRLTGQSGSEITGPAFSPDGTRLYFSSQRGTSGSSSGGITYEVTGPFRS, encoded by the coding sequence ATGGAACGCCGTACCTTCCTGCGCGCCGCCGTCATCGGCTCGTCCGCGACCGCCTTCAGCGGCTCCCTGTGGCTGGGCGCCGCCCACGCCGATCCCGCACAGCCGGGCGCAGGACCGTACGGGTCCTTGGGCGCGGCCGACGCGAACGGCGTGCAACTGCCGTCCGGGTTCCAGAGCCGCGTGGTGGCCCGCTCCGGCCAGAAGGTGGCGGGAACGTCGTACACCTGGCACCCGGCCCCCGACGGCGGCGCCTGCTACGCGGACGGAACGGGGTGGATCTACGTCTCCAACTCGGAGGTCAACCCGTCCGGGGGTGCGGGCGCGATCCGCTTCTCGTCGACCGGTGCGATCACCGGGGCCCACCGCATCCTCTCCTCCACCCGGCAGAACTGCGCGGGCGGCAAGACCCCGTGGAACACGTGGCTGTCCTGTGAGGAGGTCGACCGGGGGTACGTCTTCGAAACGGACCCGTGGGGTGTGAAGGCGGCCGTGCGGAGAGACGCCATGGGCCGGTTCAAGCACGAGGCGGCCGCCGCCGACCCGGATCGCAAGGTCGTCTACCTCACCGAGGACGTCACCGACGGGTGCTTCTACCGCTTCACCCCCACCACCTGGGGCAATCTGGCCTCGGGCCAGCTGGAAGTACTGAAGATGGGCTCCGGCACCAGCGGCCCGGTCACCTGGGCCAAGGTCCCCGACCCGTCCGGCGCGTCCCAGTCCACCCGCTCCCAGGTGTCCGGCGCGAAGCGCTTCAACGGCGGTGAGGGCTGCTACTACGCGGACGGCGTCTGCTACTTCACGACCAAGGGCGACAACCGGGTCTGGCGGTACGACGCCGCCGCTTCCACCCTCGACCTGGTCTACGACGACTCGCTGGTGACCGGCGGGAGCGCCCCGCTGACCGGCGTCGACAACGTCACCGGCAGCGCTTCCGGCGACCTGTTCGTCGCGGAGGACGGCGGCTCCATGGACATCTGCGTGATCACCCGGGAGAACGTGGTGACCCCGTTCCTGCGCCTCACCGGCCAGTCCGGTTCGGAGATCACGGGCCCTGCCTTCTCCCCGGACGGCACCCGCCTCTACTTCTCCAGCCAGCGCGGCACGAGCGGCAGTTCCTCCGGCGGCATCACCTACGAGGTGACGGGCCCCTTCCGCAGCTGA